In Pseudomonas sp. DNDY-54, a genomic segment contains:
- a CDS encoding helix-turn-helix domain-containing protein, with product MIAPHSEAAAPTTLANPGDTLRTARESKNWSLPSVAKQLNLSERSLAQIEAGDFSQLPGHTFARGYVRAYAKLLGLDQNRLVQQFDQHTGTDASGSSVNSLGHIDQPVRLSRSMVRFFTFILTLVIGVGAFLWWQDRSSRNESGPSVTALERIEVEAADGTTEIHLLDRAEEPVAPASDTTDSMPSSMDEEALSGVDESLPLDDQAAAETPTEPTAELEEAPVSSEAPTSPPEVETPSTAMAESEVVGPGEGRLTLNYSADCWTRVTAADGEVLYSGLAKAGSSRSLVGKTPLDLHLGFASGVQVNFNGEAVSLSGKTRGETARLKLGQ from the coding sequence ATGATAGCGCCACATTCTGAAGCGGCTGCCCCGACGACCTTGGCTAATCCCGGCGACACGCTCCGTACTGCACGCGAGAGCAAGAACTGGTCGCTTCCTTCGGTAGCCAAGCAGCTCAATCTGTCTGAACGCTCGCTCGCTCAGATCGAGGCGGGTGATTTCAGTCAGCTGCCTGGCCATACATTTGCGCGGGGCTATGTTCGTGCTTACGCCAAGCTGCTGGGGTTGGACCAGAATCGTCTCGTTCAGCAGTTCGACCAGCACACCGGTACGGATGCGAGTGGCAGCAGTGTAAACAGCCTTGGCCACATCGATCAGCCAGTGCGGTTGTCGCGTAGCATGGTGCGCTTCTTTACGTTTATTTTGACGCTGGTGATAGGTGTCGGCGCCTTCTTGTGGTGGCAGGATCGGTCGTCCCGTAATGAGTCGGGTCCCTCAGTGACCGCCTTGGAGCGCATCGAGGTTGAGGCGGCTGACGGCACGACCGAGATTCACCTGCTGGACCGCGCCGAAGAGCCCGTCGCACCTGCTAGTGACACGACTGATTCCATGCCCTCCTCAATGGACGAAGAGGCGTTGAGCGGTGTCGACGAAAGCCTACCGTTAGACGATCAGGCCGCGGCCGAAACACCTACTGAACCGACAGCGGAGCTGGAGGAAGCGCCTGTTTCTAGCGAAGCGCCGACCTCGCCACCAGAGGTAGAGACACCTTCGACAGCGATGGCCGAATCCGAGGTTGTTGGGCCGGGTGAGGGTCGTCTGACGCTCAATTACTCAGCGGACTGCTGGACCCGCGTAACCGCTGCGGACGGTGAAGTGCTTTACAGCGGACTGGCGAAAGCCGGGAGCAGTCGCTCCCTGGTCGGCAAAACTCCATTGGATCTGCATTTGGGCTTCGCGTCCGGCGTTCAGGTCAATTTCAACGGCGAAGCCGTTAGTCTTTCTGGCAAAACGCGCGGCGAGACTGCGCGTCTCAAGCTCGGGCAGTAA
- the pilW gene encoding type IV pilus biogenesis/stability protein PilW gives MILRVALLFLFAGLMTGCISSGSGNPMRTSEGRDEARDAYIQLGIGYLQQGEASRAKSPLRKALELDPNSADAHAALALVFQNEMENQLADEHYRKALSSRSDARILNNYGSFLFEQKRYPEAMERFAKAAEDNLYSGRSHVFQNMGMTALQLGQREQAETFFTRALRLDSRQPRALLELAMMAYEDKQYVPAKRYYDGFSSLSEQNARSLLLGIRLARIHQDRDQAASLGLQLKRLYPGTPEYQQFLSEQR, from the coding sequence ATGATTTTGCGCGTTGCGCTGCTGTTTCTGTTCGCCGGCTTGATGACGGGCTGTATCTCGTCAGGATCGGGCAATCCGATGCGTACCTCGGAAGGGCGCGACGAGGCGAGAGACGCCTATATCCAGCTCGGCATCGGTTATCTGCAGCAAGGCGAGGCTTCCCGTGCGAAGTCGCCGCTTCGCAAAGCGTTAGAGCTTGACCCGAACAGCGCAGACGCACACGCGGCGCTGGCTTTGGTTTTTCAGAACGAGATGGAAAATCAGCTGGCTGACGAGCACTACCGCAAAGCGCTTTCCAGTCGCAGCGACGCGCGCATCCTGAATAATTACGGCAGTTTTCTGTTCGAGCAAAAGCGTTATCCGGAGGCCATGGAGCGCTTCGCGAAAGCAGCTGAAGACAATCTCTATTCGGGGCGGTCGCATGTCTTCCAGAACATGGGAATGACCGCGTTGCAACTTGGCCAGCGCGAGCAGGCCGAAACCTTTTTCACAAGAGCCTTGCGCCTCGATAGCCGTCAGCCGCGCGCCTTGTTGGAACTGGCGATGATGGCGTACGAAGATAAGCAGTACGTTCCGGCCAAGCGTTACTACGACGGATTCAGCAGTCTTTCCGAGCAGAACGCGCGCAGCCTGCTGTTGGGCATTCGTCTGGCAAGGATTCATCAGGACCGGGATCAGGCGGCCAGTTTGGGTTTGCAGCTCAAGCGCCTATATCCAGGTACACCTGAATATCAACAGTTTCTTTCGGAGCAACGATGA
- the rlmN gene encoding 23S rRNA (adenine(2503)-C(2))-methyltransferase RlmN, with protein sequence MTAMTSKVNLLGLTQPQLESFFDSIGEKRFRAGQVMKWIHHFGVDDFDAMSNIGKALREKLKASAEIRGPEIVSEDISTDGTRKWVVRVASGSCVETVYIPQGGRGTLCVSSQAGCALDCSFCSTGKQGFNSNLTAAEVIGQVWIANKSFGSIPAKVDRAITNVVMMGMGEPLLNFDNVVAAMQIMMDDLGYGISKRKVTLSTSGVVPMIDELAKVIDVSLALSLHAPNDALRDKLVPINKKYPLDVLLAACQRYISNLGEKRVLTIEYTLLQGVNDQPEHAEQMVTLLAKIPCKINLIPFNPFPHSGYERPSNNAIRRFQDILHKAGHNVTVRTTRGEDIDAACGQLVGQVLDRTRRSERYIAVRELQSEPVTASAATNRS encoded by the coding sequence ATGACTGCTATGACCAGTAAAGTAAATCTGCTGGGGCTTACTCAGCCTCAATTGGAAAGCTTCTTCGATTCAATAGGGGAGAAGCGCTTTCGTGCCGGTCAGGTCATGAAATGGATTCACCACTTTGGTGTTGATGACTTCGATGCCATGAGCAATATTGGCAAGGCCCTGCGCGAAAAGCTCAAGGCCTCTGCTGAGATCCGCGGCCCCGAAATCGTCAGCGAGGACATCTCCACCGACGGCACCCGCAAGTGGGTAGTGCGCGTGGCCTCGGGTAGCTGCGTTGAAACCGTTTATATCCCTCAGGGCGGTCGCGGTACGCTCTGTGTTTCGTCACAGGCAGGCTGCGCGCTGGATTGCAGCTTCTGCTCGACCGGCAAGCAGGGCTTCAACAGCAACCTCACTGCAGCCGAAGTGATCGGTCAGGTGTGGATTGCCAACAAGTCATTCGGCAGCATTCCTGCGAAAGTCGATCGCGCCATCACCAACGTGGTGATGATGGGTATGGGCGAGCCCTTGCTCAATTTCGATAATGTTGTGGCTGCCATGCAGATCATGATGGACGACCTGGGCTACGGTATCTCCAAGCGTAAGGTGACCCTTTCAACGTCCGGGGTCGTGCCGATGATTGATGAGCTGGCCAAGGTCATCGACGTATCGTTAGCGCTGTCGTTGCATGCTCCAAATGATGCGTTGCGCGATAAATTGGTTCCAATCAATAAGAAGTACCCGCTGGACGTGCTGTTGGCTGCGTGCCAACGCTATATTTCCAATCTGGGCGAGAAGCGCGTGTTGACGATCGAGTACACCCTGTTGCAAGGCGTGAACGATCAACCCGAACACGCGGAACAGATGGTCACACTACTCGCCAAGATTCCCTGCAAGATCAATCTCATTCCATTCAACCCCTTCCCGCATTCCGGATATGAGCGGCCGAGCAACAATGCAATCCGTCGTTTTCAGGACATCCTTCATAAAGCCGGGCACAATGTGACGGTGCGCACCACCCGTGGTGAGGACATCGATGCCGCTTGCGGTCAGCTGGTCGGGCAGGTGCTGGATCGGACTCGCCGAAGTGAGCGCTACATCGCCGTGCGCGAACTGCAATCTGAGCCAGTGACGGCGTCCGCTGCTACAAACCGTTCCTGA
- the ndk gene encoding nucleoside-diphosphate kinase has product MALQRTFSIIKPDAVAKNVIGEITSRFEKAGLRVVASKMVQLSEREAGGFYAEHSERGFFKDLVAFMVSGPVIVQVLEGEDAIAKNRELMGATNPKEAAPGTIRADFAVSIDENAVHGSDSEASAAREIAYFFSATEVCARIR; this is encoded by the coding sequence ATGGCCCTGCAACGCACTTTTTCCATCATCAAGCCTGACGCTGTCGCCAAGAATGTGATCGGCGAGATCACGTCCCGTTTCGAGAAGGCTGGTCTGCGTGTTGTCGCTTCGAAGATGGTTCAGCTGTCTGAGCGTGAAGCTGGCGGTTTCTATGCCGAGCACAGCGAGCGCGGCTTCTTCAAGGACCTGGTCGCCTTCATGGTGTCCGGTCCGGTCATCGTTCAGGTGTTGGAAGGTGAAGACGCCATCGCCAAGAACCGTGAGCTGATGGGCGCTACCAACCCCAAGGAGGCTGCTCCGGGCACAATCCGTGCTGATTTTGCCGTCTCGATCGATGAAAACGCGGTGCACGGTTCTGATTCCGAAGCCTCCGCAGCTCGCGAAATTGCTTACTTCTTCTCTGCCACCGAAGTGTGTGCCCGCATTCGCTGA
- the iscX gene encoding Fe-S cluster assembly protein IscX yields the protein MALKWADVLDIAIELAESKPDVDPRYVNFVELHRWVIELPDFSDDPKRGGEKVLEAIQSAWIDEV from the coding sequence ATGGCGCTTAAATGGGCCGATGTGCTGGATATCGCGATTGAGCTCGCCGAAAGCAAGCCGGACGTTGATCCGCGCTACGTGAATTTTGTCGAGCTACATCGTTGGGTCATCGAGTTACCTGACTTTTCTGACGATCCGAAGCGTGGCGGCGAGAAGGTGCTCGAAGCCATACAATCTGCCTGGATTGACGAGGTCTAG
- the fdx gene encoding ISC system 2Fe-2S type ferredoxin has product MPQIVFLPHVDHCPEGAVVEAQPGETVLDAALRNGIDIEHACEKSCACTTCHVVIREGFASLEASDELEDDMLDKAWGLEPNSRLSCQAAVADVDLVVEIPKYTINQVSEGH; this is encoded by the coding sequence ATGCCGCAGATTGTTTTCCTGCCTCATGTTGACCACTGTCCGGAAGGGGCGGTGGTTGAGGCGCAGCCCGGTGAGACGGTCCTGGATGCCGCGCTCCGTAATGGCATCGACATTGAACACGCCTGTGAGAAATCCTGTGCCTGCACGACTTGTCACGTGGTGATTCGAGAAGGCTTCGCCTCGCTGGAAGCCTCCGATGAGCTTGAGGATGACATGCTGGACAAGGCGTGGGGGCTTGAGCCTAATTCCCGTTTGTCCTGCCAGGCAGCGGTTGCGGACGTCGATCTTGTGGTCGAAATTCCCAAATACACCATCAACCAAGTCTCTGAAGGCCATTGA
- the hscA gene encoding Fe-S protein assembly chaperone HscA, which produces MALLQIAEPGQSPQPHQRRLAVGIDLGTTNSLVATLRSGVTAPIADTDGEVILPSAVRYHADRVEVGRAAKRASASDPLNTILSVKRLMGRGIGDVKQLGGQLPYRFSEGQSQMPFIETIQGAKSPVEISAEILRALRERAEAALGGELVGAVITVPAYFDDAQRQATKDAARLANINVLRLLNEPTAAAVAYGLDREAEGVVAIYDLGGGTFDISILRLSKGVFEVLATGGDTALGGDDFDHAIAGWILAQAGASQDLDPGAQREVLKVACDAKEQLSGADAAQVRYAGWKGVLTRALFNELIDPMIDRSLRSCRRALRDSSVELAEVNAVVMVGGSTRVPRVRERVGEMFGRDPLTDIDPDQVVAIGAAIQAETLAGNNRDGEELLLLDVIPLSLGLETMGGLMEKIIPRNTTIPVARAQEFTTYKDGQSAMMIHVLQGERELIADCRSLARFELRGIPPMVAGAAKIRVTFQVDADGLLSVSARELASGVESSIQVKPSYGLSDGEIARMLEDSFRKASEDKVARALREQLVDAQRLLEAVEGALAVDGERLLSAEERAAIESQMQALRGLLDSQDGVAIERQIKRLSQITDAFAARRLDSTVKAALAGRRLNDIEE; this is translated from the coding sequence ATGGCCTTACTGCAGATTGCTGAACCCGGACAAAGCCCACAGCCTCACCAGCGCCGTCTGGCAGTTGGTATAGATCTGGGCACTACCAATTCACTTGTCGCTACATTGCGCAGTGGTGTCACGGCGCCAATAGCCGACACTGATGGCGAGGTTATCCTGCCGTCCGCGGTGCGTTACCACGCTGATCGCGTCGAAGTGGGGCGCGCCGCCAAACGCGCATCCGCGAGCGACCCGTTGAATACCATTCTGTCCGTTAAGCGCCTTATGGGTCGCGGTATCGGTGATGTGAAGCAGCTAGGCGGACAGCTCCCGTACCGATTCAGTGAAGGGCAATCGCAGATGCCTTTCATCGAGACCATACAAGGCGCGAAAAGCCCGGTAGAAATCTCTGCCGAGATACTTCGCGCATTACGCGAGCGTGCAGAGGCGGCCTTGGGCGGTGAGCTGGTCGGGGCGGTCATAACGGTTCCCGCCTACTTCGACGATGCACAACGCCAAGCCACCAAGGATGCGGCCCGTCTGGCCAATATCAACGTCCTGCGGCTGCTTAACGAGCCTACCGCCGCCGCCGTCGCCTACGGGCTGGATCGCGAAGCGGAAGGCGTCGTGGCTATTTACGACCTGGGGGGCGGAACCTTTGATATTTCGATCCTGCGTCTAAGCAAGGGCGTATTCGAGGTGCTGGCGACAGGGGGAGATACGGCGCTAGGTGGCGATGACTTCGATCATGCTATTGCAGGCTGGATCCTGGCTCAGGCCGGCGCTTCTCAGGATCTCGATCCAGGTGCTCAGCGAGAAGTGCTGAAAGTTGCTTGTGATGCCAAAGAACAACTGAGCGGCGCTGATGCGGCCCAGGTGCGTTATGCAGGTTGGAAGGGTGTGCTTACCCGAGCACTGTTCAACGAGCTGATCGATCCGATGATCGATCGCAGCCTTAGATCATGCCGGCGCGCGTTGCGCGATTCCTCGGTTGAGCTGGCGGAAGTCAACGCGGTGGTCATGGTGGGTGGTTCTACGCGCGTACCGCGGGTTCGTGAACGGGTTGGTGAGATGTTCGGTCGGGATCCTCTCACTGATATAGACCCCGATCAGGTAGTCGCGATTGGCGCGGCGATCCAGGCTGAAACGCTCGCGGGTAACAATCGTGATGGGGAAGAGCTTCTGCTGCTCGATGTCATTCCGCTGTCGCTCGGCTTGGAGACGATGGGCGGTTTAATGGAGAAGATTATTCCGCGCAATACGACCATCCCGGTTGCGCGAGCGCAGGAGTTCACTACTTATAAAGATGGCCAATCGGCCATGATGATTCACGTACTGCAAGGTGAGCGCGAGTTAATCGCTGACTGCCGTTCGTTAGCACGCTTTGAGCTGCGAGGTATTCCGCCGATGGTGGCGGGCGCGGCGAAGATCCGGGTGACGTTCCAGGTCGATGCGGACGGGCTGCTCAGCGTATCAGCTCGTGAGTTGGCATCCGGTGTCGAATCAAGCATTCAGGTCAAGCCATCTTACGGTCTCTCCGATGGCGAGATTGCGCGCATGCTTGAAGACTCTTTCCGCAAAGCCAGCGAAGACAAGGTCGCTCGGGCTCTGCGTGAGCAGCTGGTCGATGCGCAGCGATTGCTTGAGGCGGTCGAAGGTGCCTTGGCTGTAGATGGCGAGCGCTTGCTTAGCGCCGAAGAGCGCGCGGCGATCGAGTCGCAGATGCAGGCGTTACGAGGTTTGCTCGATAGCCAGGATGGTGTTGCCATTGAACGGCAAATCAAGCGATTGAGCCAAATTACCGATGCCTTTGCTGCACGCAGGCTAGATTCCACCGTCAAGGCCGCACTGGCTGGGCGGCGGCTTAACGATATCGAGGAATGA
- the hscB gene encoding co-chaperone HscB: MGNPCHYALFELQPAFDIDMDMLSSRYRELARKVHPDRFADAGETEQRYAIERSANLNEAYQTLRSPSRRARYLLTLEGREMPLEATVQDPAFLMQQMQWREELEQLQDEADIAGIISFKVRLKAAQQDLNDSFASIWRKESQRDDAERLVRRMQFLDKLSQEVRQLEERLDD; encoded by the coding sequence GTGGGAAATCCCTGTCACTACGCCCTGTTCGAATTGCAGCCAGCTTTCGATATCGATATGGACATGCTCTCGTCTCGCTATCGTGAGCTGGCCCGAAAGGTTCATCCTGACCGGTTCGCTGACGCGGGCGAAACCGAACAGCGCTATGCGATTGAGCGCTCTGCAAATTTGAACGAGGCTTACCAAACCTTACGTAGTCCGTCACGTCGAGCGCGTTATTTGCTGACGTTGGAGGGGCGTGAAATGCCGCTTGAGGCCACCGTCCAGGATCCCGCGTTCCTCATGCAGCAGATGCAGTGGAGAGAAGAGCTTGAGCAGCTGCAGGACGAGGCGGACATCGCTGGCATTATCTCCTTCAAAGTTCGTCTCAAGGCTGCGCAGCAGGATCTGAATGACTCGTTCGCCAGTATCTGGCGGAAGGAGTCACAGCGTGACGACGCGGAGCGGCTGGTGCGCCGGATGCAGTTTCTCGACAAGCTGTCCCAGGAAGTGCGCCAGTTGGAAGAACGCCTCGACGATTAA
- the iscA gene encoding iron-sulfur cluster assembly protein IscA, whose amino-acid sequence MAISMTTAAADHVRRSLDGRGKGLGVRLGVRTTGCSGLAYVLEFVDEAAAEDSVFDSHGVKVIIDPKSLVYLDGTELDFVREGLNEGFKFNNPNVRGECGCGESFNI is encoded by the coding sequence ATGGCTATTAGCATGACTACCGCTGCCGCCGATCACGTTCGCCGTTCCTTGGACGGGCGCGGCAAGGGGTTAGGGGTCCGTTTGGGCGTGCGCACCACCGGCTGTTCCGGCTTGGCCTATGTGCTTGAATTCGTCGACGAGGCGGCGGCGGAGGATTCGGTGTTTGACAGCCACGGGGTAAAAGTCATCATCGATCCCAAGAGTCTCGTGTATCTCGACGGAACGGAGCTGGACTTCGTTCGAGAGGGGCTGAACGAAGGTTTCAAGTTCAATAATCCCAACGTGCGTGGCGAATGCGGCTGCGGCGAAAGCTTCAACATCTGA
- the iscU gene encoding Fe-S cluster assembly scaffold IscU, which yields MAYSEKVIDHYENPRNVGKFDAEDPSIGTGMVGAPACGDVMRLQIKVNEQGIIEDAKFKTYGCGSAIASSSLATEWMKGKTLEEAETIKNTQLAEELALPPVKIHCSVLAEDAIKAAVRDYREKKGLPQA from the coding sequence ATGGCATATAGTGAAAAGGTCATTGACCATTACGAAAATCCCCGCAACGTCGGCAAATTCGACGCTGAGGATCCTTCTATCGGCACCGGCATGGTCGGCGCCCCGGCTTGCGGCGATGTTATGCGTCTGCAGATCAAGGTCAACGAGCAGGGCATTATTGAAGATGCCAAGTTCAAGACATATGGCTGCGGTTCGGCCATCGCCTCTAGCTCGCTTGCCACAGAATGGATGAAGGGCAAAACGTTAGAAGAAGCAGAAACCATCAAGAACACCCAGCTGGCGGAAGAGCTGGCGTTGCCGCCAGTGAAGATTCACTGCTCAGTGTTGGCAGAAGACGCCATCAAGGCAGCGGTTCGCGATTACCGTGAGAAAAAAGGGTTGCCGCAGGCCTAA
- a CDS encoding IscS subfamily cysteine desulfurase — MKLPIYLDYSATTPVDPRVAEKMIECLTAEGNFGNPASRSHAFGWKAEEAVENARRQVAELVNADPREIVWTSGATESDNLAIKGVAHFYASKGKHIVTSKIEHKAVLDTTRQLEREGFEVTYIEPGEDGVITPAMVEAALRDDTVLVSIMHVNNEIGTVNDIAAIGELTRSRGVLFHVDAAQSTGKVQIDLDSMKVDLMSFSAHKTYGPKGVGALYVRRKPRVRLEAQMHGGGHERGMRSGTLAAHQSVGMGEAFRIAKEEMAAENERITKLRDRFFKQVEHLEELYVNGSMTSRVPHNLNLSFNYVEGESLIMALKDLAVSSGSACTSASLEPSYVLRALGRNDELAHSSIRFTFGRFTTEEEVDYAAQKVSEAVTKLRELSPLWDMFKDGVDISQVEWAAH; from the coding sequence ATGAAGTTGCCGATTTACCTGGACTACTCCGCTACAACACCAGTCGATCCTCGCGTTGCCGAGAAGATGATTGAGTGCCTGACTGCCGAGGGCAACTTCGGTAATCCGGCGTCGCGCTCACACGCCTTTGGCTGGAAAGCTGAAGAGGCGGTTGAAAATGCCCGTCGTCAAGTTGCCGAACTCGTCAATGCAGACCCACGTGAAATCGTCTGGACTTCCGGCGCGACCGAGTCTGACAACCTTGCGATCAAGGGCGTCGCACATTTCTATGCCTCTAAAGGCAAGCACATTGTGACCAGCAAAATCGAGCACAAAGCCGTGCTAGATACGACCCGGCAGCTCGAACGAGAAGGTTTCGAAGTGACCTATATCGAGCCTGGCGAAGACGGTGTAATTACGCCTGCGATGGTCGAAGCGGCGTTGCGTGACGACACCGTGCTGGTGTCCATCATGCATGTGAACAATGAAATCGGAACGGTTAACGATATCGCTGCCATCGGTGAGCTGACTCGTTCCCGCGGTGTGTTGTTCCATGTTGATGCGGCGCAGTCCACCGGCAAGGTGCAGATTGATCTCGACAGCATGAAGGTCGATCTGATGTCTTTTTCCGCGCACAAAACCTATGGCCCGAAAGGCGTCGGCGCGCTGTACGTTCGTCGCAAGCCCCGTGTGCGCCTGGAAGCGCAGATGCATGGCGGTGGCCACGAACGCGGCATGCGTTCCGGCACGTTGGCCGCGCATCAGTCGGTCGGCATGGGTGAAGCGTTCCGTATTGCCAAGGAAGAAATGGCCGCGGAGAACGAGCGCATCACCAAGTTACGCGACCGCTTCTTCAAGCAGGTTGAGCATCTTGAAGAGCTCTACGTCAACGGCAGCATGACTTCGCGTGTCCCTCACAACCTGAACCTGAGCTTTAACTACGTCGAGGGTGAGTCGCTGATCATGGCACTTAAAGACCTCGCGGTGTCGTCAGGTTCGGCTTGTACGTCTGCGTCGTTGGAGCCGTCCTACGTGCTTCGCGCGCTGGGTCGCAATGACGAACTTGCACACAGCTCAATCCGTTTTACATTCGGCCGTTTCACGACGGAAGAAGAAGTCGACTACGCGGCGCAGAAAGTCAGCGAGGCGGTTACAAAATTGCGTGAGCTTTCGCCCTTGTGGGACATGTTCAAGGATGGCGTCGACATCTCGCAGGTCGAGTGGGCCGCCCACTGA
- the iscR gene encoding Fe-S cluster assembly transcriptional regulator IscR, translating into MRLTTKGRYAVTAMLDLALHAQHGPVSLADISERQGISLSYLEQLFAKLRRGSLVTSVRGPGGGYQLSREMAGIQVAQVIDAVNESVDATRCQGLGDCHSGDTCLTHHLWCDLSQQIHEFLSGISLADLVMRREVQEVALRQDMRRGHGQTPRLDKIEASAVE; encoded by the coding sequence ATGCGATTGACTACCAAAGGCCGTTACGCCGTCACTGCGATGCTCGACCTTGCGCTGCATGCGCAACATGGGCCGGTGTCCCTTGCAGACATTTCTGAGCGACAAGGCATCTCGCTTTCCTACCTTGAACAGCTGTTCGCCAAGTTGCGCCGTGGCAGCTTGGTGACGAGTGTTCGTGGGCCGGGTGGCGGTTATCAGTTGTCCCGCGAGATGGCTGGTATTCAGGTTGCGCAAGTCATTGATGCGGTCAACGAGTCGGTCGATGCCACACGCTGCCAAGGGCTGGGTGATTGTCATTCGGGCGATACCTGTTTGACCCACCATTTGTGGTGTGACTTGAGTCAGCAGATCCACGAGTTTTTAAGCGGTATCAGTCTGGCGGATCTCGTGATGCGTCGTGAGGTTCAGGAGGTGGCGCTGCGTCAGGATATGCGCCGCGGCCATGGCCAGACTCCGCGACTGGATAAGATTGAAGCGTCCGCCGTCGAGTGA
- the cysE gene encoding serine O-acetyltransferase, with protein MFERMREDIQSVFHRDPAARNAFEVITCYPGLHAVWFHRVSHWLWQNDCKWLARMNSNLARWLTGIEIHPGAQIGRRFFIDHGMGIVIGETAQIGDDVTIYHGVTLGGTSWNKGKRHPTLEDGVIVGAGAKILGPFTVGAGAKVGSNAVVTRAVPAGATAVGIPGRVIAKSDDAQEAKRKAIAEKIGFDAYGVTEDMPDPVARAIGQLLDHVQAVEERMEGMCQALTALGSDYCAKQMPELREEDFAEVKDAGEESRT; from the coding sequence ATGTTCGAACGCATGCGCGAAGATATCCAGAGCGTCTTTCATCGCGATCCGGCAGCGCGTAACGCGTTTGAGGTCATCACCTGTTATCCGGGGCTGCACGCTGTTTGGTTTCATCGGGTTTCCCACTGGCTATGGCAAAACGACTGCAAGTGGCTCGCACGTATGAATTCAAATCTGGCGCGCTGGCTGACGGGTATTGAGATCCATCCTGGGGCTCAGATCGGGCGGCGGTTCTTCATCGACCACGGAATGGGCATCGTCATCGGCGAGACCGCGCAGATTGGTGATGATGTGACGATTTACCATGGTGTCACGCTAGGTGGTACCAGCTGGAACAAGGGCAAGCGTCACCCTACGCTGGAGGACGGCGTGATCGTCGGCGCCGGGGCGAAGATTCTAGGCCCGTTTACGGTCGGTGCGGGCGCTAAGGTAGGGTCGAACGCTGTGGTGACGCGCGCGGTGCCCGCCGGCGCGACCGCAGTGGGTATTCCGGGACGTGTGATCGCGAAGTCTGATGACGCACAGGAAGCCAAGCGTAAGGCGATCGCCGAGAAGATCGGTTTCGACGCCTATGGTGTGACCGAAGATATGCCTGATCCAGTGGCGCGAGCCATCGGCCAGCTGCTCGATCACGTCCAGGCAGTCGAAGAGCGCATGGAAGGCATGTGTCAGGCATTGACTGCGCTTGGCAGCGATTATTGCGCGAAGCAGATGCCTGAGCTTCGCGAAGAAGATTTTGCCGAGGTCAAGGATGCTGGAGAGGAGTCTCGTACCTGA
- the trmJ gene encoding tRNA (cytosine(32)/uridine(32)-2'-O)-methyltransferase TrmJ gives MSLQNIRVVLVNTSHAGNIGGAARAMKNMGLSRLVLVDPEDFPSPNAVARASGATDILDTAHVVATLEEALVGCSLVLGTSARDRRIPWPMLDPRETGSTCLEHVERGEEVALVFGREYAGLTNEELQRCQYHVHIPSDPEFSSLNLAAAVQVLAYEVRMAWLAARNQPSKIEKLETTSMLNAQPVTADELEHYYGHLERTLVDIGFLDPQKPRHLMPRLRRLYGRSGISKLEMNILRGILTETQKAVRGEPHKRRSD, from the coding sequence GTGTCGCTTCAGAACATTCGGGTAGTGCTGGTTAACACCAGTCACGCTGGCAATATCGGCGGTGCAGCCAGGGCCATGAAGAACATGGGGTTGTCCCGGCTCGTCCTGGTTGACCCTGAGGATTTTCCGAGTCCGAACGCCGTGGCTCGTGCATCGGGTGCAACGGACATTCTCGATACGGCGCATGTCGTAGCAACACTCGAGGAAGCACTGGTCGGCTGCAGCCTCGTATTGGGCACCAGCGCGCGCGATAGGCGTATCCCATGGCCGATGCTGGATCCGCGCGAGACCGGTTCGACTTGCCTGGAGCATGTCGAGCGAGGGGAGGAAGTGGCTTTGGTGTTCGGGCGTGAATATGCCGGGCTGACCAATGAAGAGCTTCAGCGCTGCCAATATCATGTGCATATCCCGTCCGATCCCGAGTTCAGTTCGTTGAACTTGGCAGCTGCCGTACAAGTGCTGGCCTATGAGGTGCGCATGGCTTGGCTCGCCGCGCGCAACCAGCCGAGCAAAATCGAAAAACTGGAAACCACTTCAATGCTCAACGCCCAGCCTGTAACGGCTGACGAGCTTGAGCATTACTACGGACATTTGGAGCGGACGCTGGTCGACATCGGATTTCTAGATCCGCAAAAGCCTCGACACTTGATGCCTCGTCTGCGCAGGCTTTACGGCCGCAGCGGCATAAGCAAGCTGGAAATGAACATCCTGCGCGGCATCCTTACCGAAACTCAGAAGGCCGTCCGCGGCGAACCTCACAAGCGGAGATCTGATTGA